The DNA segment TTCTGCAGTTGGGTGGTTTTAATGTATTATATGATACGGGTCAAGATGTTGATTTGTGGATTAGAGCTGCTTTAAGTGCTGAAATATATTTCACAAATAAGATTTCAGCCTGCTATATGCTTACCGCTTCAAATAGATTAAGTCTCTGGCCTACAAAACAAAAACGCCATATGGATGTGGATGCCTTTCTAGCAGAGGAAGAAGATAATATTTCCTTTAAGAGGTACATGAATCTTATTCGTTTTTATTACTCTATCAAGTTCAAGATAGCTGGAGATATGTCTACGTATTTAAGACTTAAAGCGGCGATTGATACGAAACAGTTAACGTTCTTTCAAAAAATCCTTCTCAATATCGATGGTTCTATACTCAAGTTAATGAAATGGATAAAGAAAAAATGGGAGTGTTTGGGTATTAGAATTAGGGTTCCTAAAAAGTATGTAAAGTAGAGTGGTTCTTTGTCTCGTAGCAGAGAAGGTTCGTTTTGTTCCGATTTCAAAGTTCTAATGATACGATTGAAGTAGTTTATTTTTAGGTTCTGTATGGGGACATCTTGATCGAAAGGTGATTAAAATATTACTTGATATGTTCTTTTTTACCATGGTATTTGAATGCTAAGTATATTATAATGAGATATGTAATATTAGATATTAGGTAGCATAAGGTAGTGCTGTTAATACCATATTTGGGGATGAGTGCTAATGCTATACTAGGGCGGAATAATGCCATAAATAGTTCGCATAGTATGTAGTATTTTATATTTTCTTTCATCACTAATACTGTAGCAAAAAGCCACGAGATGACCTTTAGTACGTCTCCGATGCATTGAAAAAGAAATAAGTTGTGCATTTCATAAAATTCGGCTGAAAATAAGAGTGGAATAATTAGTTTTCTGGCTAAAAATATGCTTGTACTTCCCACGAGAACGATGGGCATAATTATTTTAATGGTATCATAAACTTCTTTTTTTATTTTTGAAAAACTTACTAGTTCCGTAATCCTGGGTTGATAATATAAACTTAGACTAGAAAATATAATGGAGGTATATGTAAGTGAAATTCGATTGATGCCATCCCACCACCCAGCTTGGGTGATCGAACAATGTTGGATAATGGTATCACGGATGATAATCTGAATAACGGGGCTTATGGTGATTGGAATGAATAGCATTAAGCTAAAACCAAAAAATCTTTTAGCAATCGGTTTAAAAAATATAAATGAGCTCCATGTTGGCTTAAGTAATTTTATAAAAAACACTCCCGAGAACAGGAAGCTCAATAGAAATGCCCAAATGGCGCCTTTTATCCCCCATGCTACGGTAAAGGGAAAGAGTATGGCGACTGACGATATAACGATGAAAATGTTATATTTTATAAATGTATTGTAATTCTTTTTCCCTTTTAGTATGGCTAAGGATAAATTTGTCAAAGCTTGAAAGAATAGGAAGAAGCCTGCTATTCTAAAGGTGGTAGTGTAGTCCTGAGAATGCATTAAACTCTGGCTTAGATGGGGAGCTAAAACGAAGATGCATAGTGAGGTGATAAACGAAAATACGATAGTAATGGTGGTAGAAGTAGTAATCGTATATCGAATTCGTTTAGGAGAATAGGAGTAAGCAGCTAACATTTTTGTTGTTCCTCCTGTAATGCCAGCGCCGGAAATATTTGATGCTATTTGTACAAAGTTCATGAATTGGCTCAAAAGCGCCATGCCAGTGGGTCCTAGCCAGATGGATGTGATCTTAATTTTAAGTATTCCTATTATAAATTGAATCACTACCTGGATGGAGTTACGAGCAGAAATACGTAGTAGTTTACTGTCTTTAATTTTGCTGAAATGTCTATAGAAACGAAAGTCCAATTTTAATTTTTTAAATATTGTTCATAAGCGTAATTACATCTTTGATTTCCAGAAGTCAATATATTCTTGTGCTATTTTAATGGTATCATGGTGTTTTATGGCAAAATTACGACTTGCGATTGCCTGTTCTCTGAGTTTTGATTTATTTGCAATAAGTTTCTCAAATGAGTTTAGCATGTCATTATCTGATACATTAAGATTAATGATGGGTCGGTTTTTGTTTTCGCCGATGAGTTGATACATTTCTTCATCTGCTCCACTGCCTGTTATTAATCCTTTAGATAGTCCTATCAGGGCATTCATTCCAATGCCATATGAGTATTTTTGATCACATAAAACATGTGAGTCGTTTAGTTCTTTGGTGTATTGAGCTGTAGGTAAATTTGAAATCGTTTTTATCATTACGTCATGAGGATATTTTTGTTTTAGATTTAATAAATTACGTTCGATAACATCTATGCCTTTTCGTCTTTCACGTCCTTTTATTTTTCCAATGAAAAAAGTAATTGCCTTTGTGTTTTTGTTAATGTTGTTAATAAAAGCGTATTTTGACGTATCAATGGGAAGAGGAATGTGGGTTGTTTTGTCTGGATAAATGGCTTTGTATGCCATAAAATACCCGACATTACAAGCAGTAATTCCATGTGCATATTTAGCGACATTTATATTACTTTGTACCCACATTTTGTTGTTTAGTGCTTGTTTATGTTGTTTGATGAGCGGATCGTCTTTAATGTCTGGAACTTGAAAGACAGAGTGTTTCAGTTTCCCTTGCATAGCGTAGCTGCAATAGTAATAATCCATCCCATTTGCGCCAAGAAAAATATACTGATTGTGTTTTTTGATAAATTGGAAAACTAAATCATTGAGCCAAGGGTGCGTACCTAAAAAAATAGGGTTGATTAATTGTACAATGTCATAACCTTTTAATTGAGGTAATGCCTTGCTAAGTTTAGTTAAAAAACGAATTCTTTTGAATTTTTCAGGTTGTTTTAAATCTACATTGCGGGGGATATCTTTCCATCCATCTCCGTTGGAAGCTACAGTTACATCAATATTTAACATTTTTAAACCTTGTGCTAAATTTAAATGTAATCCGCTATAATCTCCCAAAAGTAAAACTTTCATATAAGAATGTATTTTGTTTTTAATGATGTAATAAACCATTAATTTTGAAATTAAACGGTACTTATGCAAAAGTAGTATCTTACTTTTTATTTAGGGAATGAAATATTGTAAAAAAATATTGGTCATGCCGGCCTTATTTGATCATGTTAGTTTTATTCAAACAGCAAGAGAAAATAATTACCAGGTAATTACTTGTGATAATAATCCGAATAATATTGGACATAAATACGCTGATCAATCGGT comes from the Saccharicrinis fermentans DSM 9555 = JCM 21142 genome and includes:
- a CDS encoding O-antigen translocase, with product MDFRFYRHFSKIKDSKLLRISARNSIQVVIQFIIGILKIKITSIWLGPTGMALLSQFMNFVQIASNISGAGITGGTTKMLAAYSYSPKRIRYTITTSTTITIVFSFITSLCIFVLAPHLSQSLMHSQDYTTTFRIAGFFLFFQALTNLSLAILKGKKNYNTFIKYNIFIVISSVAILFPFTVAWGIKGAIWAFLLSFLFSGVFFIKLLKPTWSSFIFFKPIAKRFFGFSLMLFIPITISPVIQIIIRDTIIQHCSITQAGWWDGINRISLTYTSIIFSSLSLYYQPRITELVSFSKIKKEVYDTIKIIMPIVLVGSTSIFLARKLIIPLLFSAEFYEMHNLFLFQCIGDVLKVISWLFATVLVMKENIKYYILCELFMALFRPSIALALIPKYGINSTTLCYLISNITYLIIIYLAFKYHGKKEHIK
- a CDS encoding glycosyltransferase family protein: MKVLLLGDYSGLHLNLAQGLKMLNIDVTVASNGDGWKDIPRNVDLKQPEKFKRIRFLTKLSKALPQLKGYDIVQLINPIFLGTHPWLNDLVFQFIKKHNQYIFLGANGMDYYYCSYAMQGKLKHSVFQVPDIKDDPLIKQHKQALNNKMWVQSNINVAKYAHGITACNVGYFMAYKAIYPDKTTHIPLPIDTSKYAFINNINKNTKAITFFIGKIKGRERRKGIDVIERNLLNLKQKYPHDVMIKTISNLPTAQYTKELNDSHVLCDQKYSYGIGMNALIGLSKGLITGSGADEEMYQLIGENKNRPIINLNVSDNDMLNSFEKLIANKSKLREQAIASRNFAIKHHDTIKIAQEYIDFWKSKM